From the Candidatus Binatia bacterium genome, one window contains:
- a CDS encoding GDSL-type esterase/lipase family protein has product MARRLLLVLASTATALLLVEGALQLAALTVGRGPAARRAAGRLQVLCIGDSNTYGLLVAPGESYPARLQQIWDAGKLQPSIQAVNIGYPGTNSSQVLRDIDRNLDLFEPDVVVIEIGANDFWTLPVPVDEHASESFLSSVKRWSRLYRLIYMAMRDPNAPVVTNGAGGESKGKLEFLGDSFDLGSEPAAAGDSSIRDSLPQLVDHLTRVVERVRARGAAPVLLNYASSSSVYRLANTRIEKVATSTDTPLVDLQPVFRAEAVCPTEPCPRWVFPNGHAAHGHPTPEGYELVAKAVAEKLQQIVGETPDRKNQAD; this is encoded by the coding sequence TTGGCCCGGAGACTGCTGCTGGTGCTCGCGAGCACCGCGACGGCGCTCCTGCTCGTCGAAGGTGCGCTGCAGCTCGCGGCACTGACGGTCGGGCGCGGTCCGGCGGCGCGGCGCGCGGCGGGCAGGCTCCAGGTCCTCTGCATCGGTGATTCGAATACCTACGGTCTCCTCGTCGCGCCCGGCGAAAGTTATCCCGCGCGCCTGCAGCAGATCTGGGATGCCGGCAAGCTCCAGCCTTCGATCCAGGCCGTGAACATCGGCTATCCCGGGACGAACTCCTCGCAGGTACTGCGCGACATCGACCGTAATCTCGACCTGTTCGAGCCGGATGTCGTCGTGATCGAAATCGGGGCCAACGATTTCTGGACGCTGCCGGTGCCGGTCGACGAACATGCCAGCGAGTCGTTTCTCTCCAGCGTGAAGCGCTGGTCGCGCCTCTACCGATTGATCTACATGGCGATGCGCGATCCGAATGCGCCGGTCGTCACGAACGGCGCAGGCGGCGAATCCAAGGGAAAACTCGAGTTCCTCGGCGACTCGTTCGATCTCGGCTCCGAGCCCGCCGCGGCGGGAGACTCGTCCATTCGCGACTCGCTCCCGCAACTCGTGGATCATCTGACCCGGGTGGTCGAGCGGGTGCGTGCTCGCGGCGCAGCGCCCGTGCTGCTGAACTACGCGTCGAGCAGCAGCGTGTACCGGCTCGCCAACACCCGCATCGAAAAGGTCGCGACGTCCACCGATACTCCGCTCGTCGATCTTCAGCCGGTATTCCGGGCGGAGGCGGTATGTCCGACGGAACCCTGCCCGCGCTGGGTCTTTCCCAATGGGCATGCGGCTCACGGACACCCGACACCGGAAGGGTACGAGCTCGTCGCCAAGGCGGTCGCGGAGAAGCTGCAACAGATCGTTGGAGAGACTCCGGACCGAAAGAACCAGGCAGATTGA
- a CDS encoding electron transfer flavoprotein subunit alpha/FixB family protein — MSNVLVYAEHAHGKLPKATAVAVTAAKKLAAVSGGQTILAVLGSGVGEVASQAANLGADKVVTVDNAAVAQALADVTALTLKAVAEAVGAHTVVFAATSKGRDIAPRLAAAMDAAIASDVTEINADGTVVRPMNAGNVFATIELAAEKKVISVRTTAFDAASGSGAPVEALSIAPVQPAKPAKFVSVEETKSDRPVLTEATRVVSGGRGLKNGENFTTVLAPLCDALGAAMGASRAAVDAGYVPNDLQVGQTGKVVAPTLYIAVGISGAIQHLAGMKDSKVIVAINKDAEAPIFQVADYGLVADLFQAVPEMTEKVKALAK; from the coding sequence GTGAGCAACGTACTGGTTTACGCAGAACACGCCCACGGCAAGCTGCCCAAGGCGACGGCGGTCGCAGTGACCGCCGCCAAGAAGCTCGCGGCGGTAAGCGGCGGTCAGACGATCCTGGCCGTGCTCGGATCGGGAGTCGGTGAGGTGGCATCGCAAGCCGCGAACCTCGGAGCCGACAAGGTCGTCACCGTCGACAATGCGGCGGTCGCGCAGGCCCTGGCCGACGTTACCGCGCTGACGCTCAAGGCCGTCGCCGAAGCCGTCGGCGCCCACACCGTCGTCTTCGCGGCGACGAGCAAGGGCCGCGACATCGCGCCGCGCCTTGCCGCAGCAATGGACGCGGCGATCGCGAGCGACGTCACCGAGATCAACGCCGACGGCACGGTGGTTCGCCCCATGAACGCCGGCAACGTGTTCGCGACCATTGAGCTCGCCGCCGAAAAGAAAGTCATTTCGGTGCGCACGACGGCGTTCGACGCGGCGTCCGGCTCGGGCGCTCCCGTCGAAGCGCTTTCGATCGCCCCGGTGCAGCCGGCCAAGCCCGCGAAATTCGTCAGCGTCGAAGAGACCAAGTCGGATCGTCCGGTGCTGACCGAGGCCACGCGCGTCGTCTCCGGCGGACGCGGACTCAAGAACGGCGAGAACTTCACGACGGTGCTCGCGCCGCTGTGCGACGCGCTCGGCGCCGCGATGGGCGCCAGCCGCGCGGCAGTGGACGCCGGCTACGTGCCGAACGACCTTCAGGTCGGCCAGACCGGCAAGGTCGTCGCGCCGACGCTGTACATCGCGGTCGGCATTTCGGGCGCCATCCAGCACCTGGCCGGCATGAAGGACTCCAAGGTGATCGTCGCGATCAACAAGGATGCCGAGGCGCCGATTTTCCAGGTCGCCGATTACGGGCTGGTGGCCGACCTGTTCCAGGCGGTGCCGGAAATGACGGAGAAGGTGAAAGCGCTGGCCAAGTAA
- a CDS encoding electron transfer flavoprotein subunit beta/FixA family protein, which translates to MKILVTAKRVPDYESTIKVNPEGTGIVEAGLKWIVNPFDEIAVEEALRIKEAGGGQGAVEVVVVSVGPAEAQEQLRTTLAMGADRAILVKADRPDTTVVARILKKIIENEAPDFVIMGKQATDDDSNEVGQMLAQFLGWPQATFISKLTLSADKTSATAIREVDGGLETIEIPLPAIITNDLRLNEPRYASLPGIMKARKKPLEEIDAASLGVDLTPRIRIKKVTPPPARSAGRKVDSVDELIKVLQSEAKVL; encoded by the coding sequence GTGAAGATTCTGGTCACCGCCAAGCGCGTGCCGGACTACGAGTCGACGATCAAGGTGAACCCCGAGGGCACCGGAATCGTCGAGGCGGGCCTCAAGTGGATCGTGAACCCGTTCGACGAAATCGCCGTCGAGGAGGCCCTGCGAATCAAGGAAGCCGGCGGCGGCCAAGGCGCTGTGGAGGTCGTGGTCGTCAGCGTCGGGCCGGCCGAAGCCCAGGAACAGCTGCGCACGACGCTGGCGATGGGCGCCGACCGGGCCATTCTCGTCAAGGCCGACCGCCCCGACACGACGGTAGTGGCGCGCATCCTCAAGAAAATCATCGAGAACGAAGCCCCGGACTTCGTGATCATGGGCAAGCAGGCCACCGACGACGACTCCAATGAAGTCGGGCAGATGCTGGCCCAGTTCCTCGGCTGGCCCCAGGCCACCTTCATCTCGAAGCTCACGCTTTCGGCCGACAAGACCTCCGCGACGGCGATTCGCGAGGTGGACGGCGGGCTCGAAACCATCGAGATTCCGCTGCCGGCCATCATCACCAACGATCTTCGGCTGAACGAGCCTCGCTACGCGTCGTTGCCCGGCATCATGAAGGCGCGCAAGAAGCCGCTCGAGGAAATCGATGCCGCTTCTCTCGGCGTCGACCTGACTCCGCGCATCCGCATCAAGAAGGTCACTCCGCCGCCCGCGCGTTCGGCCGGCCGCAAGGTCGACAGCGTCGACGAGTTGATCAAGGTGCTGCAGAGCGAAGCCAAGGTCCTGTAA
- a CDS encoding methionyl-tRNA formyltransferase yields MAKILLFGQAQFGQKVFEELALRGHEILAVCPPPDVAGRPDDPLKTAAAARGVPVIQRKGYRSDEAAREVDAARADLGILAYVTQIIPSRILDAPRCGSICFHPSLLPAYRGGSAINWQLIEGCKIGGVSLFRPDDGIDEGPVCLQKELAIGPDDTAGSFYYGKVFDAGVAATVECAELVLAGKASAVAQDESLATYEPLCRDEHACVDWSRPVRHVHDLIRGCDPSPGAHARFGDQVVRLYGSHIASRRDRGSAGTVLALGETGIEIAAAGGSVMLARLGVGGKKMTATDAAAALGLELGAKLETGRVAATRT; encoded by the coding sequence ATGGCAAAGATCCTGCTGTTCGGCCAGGCCCAGTTCGGCCAGAAAGTCTTCGAAGAGCTCGCGCTGCGCGGTCACGAGATTCTTGCGGTCTGCCCGCCTCCGGACGTGGCAGGGCGACCTGACGATCCTTTGAAGACTGCCGCGGCGGCGCGCGGGGTGCCGGTCATCCAGCGCAAGGGATATCGCAGCGACGAAGCGGCACGCGAAGTGGACGCCGCGCGCGCCGATCTCGGGATTCTTGCTTACGTCACCCAGATCATTCCGTCTCGCATCCTCGACGCGCCCCGCTGCGGCTCGATCTGCTTTCACCCCTCGTTGCTGCCGGCCTATCGCGGCGGCTCGGCGATCAACTGGCAGCTCATCGAGGGATGCAAAATCGGCGGCGTATCGCTGTTTCGTCCCGACGACGGAATCGACGAGGGGCCGGTCTGTCTTCAGAAAGAGCTTGCGATCGGACCTGACGACACGGCCGGGTCTTTCTATTACGGCAAGGTCTTCGACGCGGGCGTTGCGGCAACCGTCGAGTGCGCCGAGCTGGTGCTGGCGGGCAAAGCCAGCGCCGTCGCGCAGGACGAGAGCCTGGCAACGTACGAGCCGCTGTGTCGCGACGAGCATGCCTGTGTCGACTGGTCGCGCCCGGTACGCCACGTGCACGACCTCATCCGCGGCTGCGATCCTTCGCCTGGTGCGCACGCGCGTTTCGGCGACCAGGTCGTGCGCCTGTACGGATCGCACATCGCCTCGCGCCGCGACCGCGGCAGCGCCGGCACCGTGCTGGCGCTCGGCGAAACCGGCATCGAGATCGCGGCAGCCGGTGGCAGCGTGATGCTGGCGCGTCTCGGCGTCGGTGGAAAGAAAATGACCGCGACGGATGCGGCCGCAGCGCTCGGTCTCGAATTGGGAGCGAAACTGGAAACGGGCAGGGTCGCGGCTACTCGGACATGA
- a CDS encoding NAD(P)/FAD-dependent oxidoreductase, with product MTSGDHRTAELDVVVVGAGFAGLYALHRFRSLGLRTRVFEAGGGVGGTWYWNRYPGARCDVESMEYSYQFSDELQQEWQWSQRYAPQAEILRYLEHVADRFSLRPDIQLDTRVEAASWDREKGRWGVRCSDGSRWNARFFVMATGCLSAVNMPEFPGRDSFHGPIYHTARWPHDGVHFDGQRVGVIGTGSSGVQSIPLIAAEAAHLTVFQRTPTWSIPAHNRALDPEEVRRVKETYPELRKNGAMQPFGFDTRSAETAALDVSGEERQVEFEDRWRRGGLAFLGGYNDLVLSREANDTAAEFVRTKIRAIVENPAVAAKLTPATAVGCKRLCVDTDYYATFNRDNVTLVDVSTEPIEEITPAGIRTSAAEYGLDAIVFATGFDAMTGALLAVDIRGRDGMTLKQKWAAGPRTYLGLSTAGFPNFFFVTGPGSPSVLTNMVPSIEQHVNWISRLILHVIETGGRTIEARTDAENGWVDLVNEIGNLTIYPTCNSWYLGSNVPGKPRVFMPYLGFPDYVMRVDAIAANGYEGFEIGA from the coding sequence ATGACCTCAGGCGACCACCGCACTGCCGAGCTCGACGTGGTCGTCGTCGGCGCCGGTTTTGCCGGTCTCTACGCGCTGCACCGCTTTCGCAGCCTAGGCCTTCGCACGCGCGTGTTCGAAGCCGGCGGCGGAGTCGGCGGCACATGGTACTGGAACCGCTATCCCGGCGCCCGCTGCGACGTCGAGAGCATGGAGTACTCCTACCAGTTTTCCGACGAGCTGCAGCAGGAGTGGCAGTGGTCGCAGCGCTACGCGCCCCAGGCCGAAATCCTGCGCTACCTCGAGCACGTCGCCGACCGCTTCTCGCTGCGTCCCGACATCCAGCTCGACACTCGCGTCGAAGCTGCCAGCTGGGACCGGGAGAAAGGACGCTGGGGCGTGCGCTGCAGCGACGGCTCCCGATGGAATGCCCGTTTCTTCGTGATGGCGACCGGATGCCTGTCGGCGGTCAACATGCCGGAGTTTCCCGGCCGCGATTCTTTTCACGGCCCCATCTATCACACCGCACGCTGGCCGCACGACGGAGTGCATTTCGACGGACAACGCGTGGGCGTGATCGGCACCGGCTCCTCGGGCGTGCAGTCGATTCCGCTCATCGCCGCCGAAGCCGCACACCTTACCGTCTTCCAGCGAACACCCACCTGGTCGATTCCGGCGCACAACCGCGCGCTGGATCCGGAGGAAGTCCGCCGCGTCAAGGAGACGTATCCGGAGCTGCGCAAAAACGGCGCCATGCAGCCGTTCGGCTTCGACACGCGAAGCGCCGAGACCGCCGCGCTCGACGTTTCCGGCGAAGAACGGCAGGTGGAGTTCGAAGACCGCTGGCGGCGCGGCGGGCTGGCGTTCCTCGGCGGCTACAACGACCTCGTGCTCAGCCGCGAAGCGAACGACACGGCCGCCGAGTTCGTCCGCACCAAGATCCGCGCGATCGTCGAGAACCCTGCCGTCGCTGCGAAGCTCACGCCGGCGACGGCCGTCGGCTGCAAGCGCCTGTGCGTCGACACCGACTACTACGCGACGTTCAACCGCGACAACGTCACGCTCGTCGACGTCAGCACCGAGCCGATCGAAGAGATCACGCCGGCGGGGATCCGCACCAGCGCCGCCGAGTACGGGCTGGACGCGATCGTGTTCGCGACCGGGTTCGATGCCATGACCGGGGCCCTTCTGGCCGTGGATATCCGCGGACGCGACGGCATGACGCTGAAGCAGAAATGGGCGGCAGGCCCGCGCACTTATCTCGGCCTGTCGACAGCCGGTTTCCCGAATTTCTTCTTCGTCACCGGTCCCGGCAGCCCGTCGGTGCTGACCAACATGGTGCCGTCGATCGAGCAGCACGTGAACTGGATCAGCCGCCTGATCCTGCACGTGATCGAAACCGGCGGGCGCACCATCGAGGCAAGGACGGATGCAGAGAACGGCTGGGTCGATCTCGTCAACGAGATCGGCAACCTGACGATCTATCCGACCTGCAACTCGTGGTATCTCGGCTCGAATGTCCCGGGCAAGCCGCGCGTGTTCATGCCGTATCTCGGCTTTCCGGACTACGTGATGCGAGTGGATGCGATCGCGGCCAACGGATACGAAGGATTCGAAATCGGCGCCTGA
- a CDS encoding glutathione S-transferase family protein — MIHFWYASGSPWAWRVHIALEEKGIAYEPVLVTFSSGDLKKPDYLAMNPHGKVPVLRDGDLVVYESAAILEYLEEKYPSRPLLPASPEARARTRIEELECTTYLAESFRGLAQIAFFTPEDKRDPKTLAERRSDVRGELARLDGRITGRGGPFVMGEALTRADTTWIPFVEIAGRAGASIDGATMPALAEWRDRMRQLPAYQNSYPPHWRK; from the coding sequence ATGATCCATTTCTGGTACGCGTCCGGCTCTCCGTGGGCGTGGCGCGTTCACATCGCGCTCGAGGAGAAGGGCATCGCGTACGAGCCGGTGCTCGTGACCTTCAGCTCGGGAGACCTGAAGAAACCCGACTACCTCGCGATGAATCCGCACGGAAAAGTGCCGGTGCTGCGCGACGGCGACCTCGTGGTCTACGAATCGGCGGCCATCCTCGAATACCTCGAAGAGAAGTACCCGTCCCGCCCTCTTCTTCCCGCCTCGCCCGAAGCCCGCGCCAGGACGCGCATCGAGGAGCTGGAGTGCACGACGTACCTTGCCGAGTCGTTCCGCGGCCTCGCGCAGATCGCGTTCTTCACTCCCGAGGACAAACGCGATCCGAAAACGCTGGCCGAGCGCCGCTCCGACGTGCGGGGTGAGCTTGCGCGCCTCGACGGCCGCATCACCGGGCGCGGCGGCCCTTTCGTGATGGGAGAGGCCCTGACCAGGGCCGACACGACCTGGATTCCTTTCGTCGAGATCGCCGGTCGCGCGGGTGCGAGCATCGACGGAGCAACGATGCCGGCCCTTGCCGAATGGCGCGACCGGATGCGCCAGCTCCCTGCGTACCAGAACAGCTACCCGCCGCATTGGCGCAAGTGA